In Melospiza georgiana isolate bMelGeo1 chromosome 15, bMelGeo1.pri, whole genome shotgun sequence, one genomic interval encodes:
- the CAMLG gene encoding guided entry of tail-anchored proteins factor CAMLG, whose amino-acid sequence MADGSAGGEPTPPGPPAGLSASQRRAELRRRKLLMNSEERINRIMGFHRPAAGKDDESHTELKLQHEQDKSNSLPIPSVSKRVVLGDSMCNVTGSSDHAGGTAELRGDKDLFAKAPELVPEGTGELRQRHRAELPSEAAARPPRHGLEQYLSRFDEALKLRNQLMSEKPSQENGSAAEEFDSFRIFRLVGCALLAVAVRAFVCKYLSIFAPFLTLQLAYMGLSKYFPKCEKKVKTTVLTAALLLSGIPAEVISRSMDTYSKMGDVFTDLCVYFFTFIFCHELTLVFGSEAP is encoded by the exons ATGGCGGACGGCAGTGCGGGAGGGGAGCCCACACCGCCGGGGCCCCCCGCGGGGCTCTCGGCGTCCCAGCGCCGCGCAGAGCTGCGCCGGAGAAAGCTGCTCATGAACTCGGAGGAGCGCATCAACCGCATCATGGGCTTCCACCGGCCCGCGGCGGGCAAGG aTGACGAAAGTCACACAGAACTAAAGCTTCAGCACGAGCAAGATAAATCAAACTCCCTCCCCATTCCTTCAGTTTCCAAGCGGGTTGTGCTCGGCGATTCCATGTGCAATGTGACAGGCTCCAGCGACCACGCAGGCGGCACGGCAGAGCTCAGAGGGGACAAGGACCTGTTTGCCAAAGCCCCAGAGCTGGTCCCCGAGGGCACAGGGGAGCTCCGGCAGCgtcacagggcagagctgccctccgAGGCCGCGGCACGGCCGCCCAGGCACGGCTTGGAGCAGTACCTGTCCAGGTTTGATGAGGCTCTGAAGCTGAGGAACCAGCTGATGAGCGAGAAGCCGAGCCAGGAGAACGGCAGCGCGGCGGAGGAGTTTGACTCTTTCCGCATTTTCAGATTGGTGGGGTGCGCTCTGCTCGCCGTCGCGGTCAGGGCCTTTGTGTGCAAGTACCTG TCGATATTTGCACCATTTCTTACTCTACAACTTGCTTACATGGGGCTGTCCAAGTACTTTccaaag TGTGAGAAGAAGGTGAAAACGACAGTACTGACTGCTGCTCTTCTCCTCTCTGGAATCCCTGCAGAAGTGATCAGTCGCTCCATGGACACCTACAGCaaaatgggagatgttttcacaGACCTTTGTGTCTATTTCTTTACTTTTATCTTTTGCCATGAACTTACTTTGGTTTTTGGCTCTGAAGCACCATGA
- the SEC24A gene encoding LOW QUALITY PROTEIN: protein transport protein Sec24A (The sequence of the model RefSeq protein was modified relative to this genomic sequence to represent the inferred CDS: deleted 3 bases in 2 codons) produces the protein MLEGTRGLRGSLRHLTNTDPRRQRYSGPASTVTASGPAGAASGPSSPRAVPGGRKEVTEGIGGKGESGRPRAPRRPQLVGARRDPRAAPTPTLTPAAPAPPPAAPSGTGTRGAHTRLGSSAFGWTRLCPDGRAWSLRGCLRLGSAGFGQARPGRCDSAAFGWVRFGFARLRPSACPPSPAPGPAPQPQRRSRKCHVSAVRLRAPPGSSGGSVPPARPGAATRAAPSAAGRAMAQPAGAPAGQQPYSNGPVQNQLMHSPEGQGYSPAVPGSYSHQMPAKVPPHQSSGQYSYSGSQNVSQLNNFQGPGQTLNRPPVAAFSGSPVQQPGPVPQVLPPALQNSAAVSCAGSFPPGASPAVLSNWQFSQTPGSQLPGAQTSHLAPVPGAGPAQPPSSLPGSTNPAGSYQYAASPGAPPLQNSYMKPGSAPPPVTQPLTPLHPPRPPLGPPPVGGPPRPPAAVAGPAGAQSMLQSTVNQEGDARSAASDGSVVQNSYDAIEGGGLMATPHHSPAAPNLKMNRSVGYSYPALPPGYQHASPPGAPGRNAAALQYPDGSKHFQQPALGTNHLTASMAGLSLQQEGLRPVNLLQERNILPTTLLKAPVPNLHEDIQKLNCNPELFRCTLTNIPQTQALLNKAKLPLGLLLHPFKDLSQLPVVTSSIIVRCRSCRTYINPFVSFLDQRRWKCNLCYRVNDVPEEFLYNPVTRVYGEPHKRPEVQNATIEFMAPSEYMLRPPQPPVYLFVFDVSHNAIETGYLNTVCQTLLDNLDSLPGNTRTKIGFITFDSTIHFYSLQEGLSQPQMLIVSDIEDVFIPMPENLLVNLNENKELIQDLLKTLPQMFTKSLETQSALGPALQAAFKLMSPTGGRITVFQTQLPSLGMGALKSREEPNQRATAKDIHLTPSTDFYKKLALDCSGQQVAVDLFLLSGQYSDLASLGCISRYSAGSVYYYQSYHHKHNPVQVEKLQKELKRYLTRKIGFEAVMRIRCTKGLSIHTFHGNFFVRSTDLLSLPNVNPDAGYAVQMSVEESLTDMQVVSFQSALLYTSSKGERRIRVHTMCLPVVTTLSEVYLGADVQAITGLLANMAVDRSVSATLSDARDALVNAVIDSLAAYRSSVLSVQQPGLTAPFSLRLFPLYILALLKQKAFQTGTNTRLDERIFTMCQVKNQPLVYLMLMTHPSLYRVDTLTDEGALNINDRTIPQPPLLQLSVEKLSRDGAYLMDAGSVMFMWIGKNCGQGFISQVLGVPNYGSIPQNMTHLPELETAESIRTRTFISWLREQRPFFPILYIIKDESPLKSSFLQNMIEDRTESALSYYEFLLHIQQQVNK, from the exons atgctggaggGCACCCGTGGGTTACGGGGTTCCTTAAGGCACCTCACCAACACAGACCCCCGCAGGCAGCGCTACTCGGGACCTGCGAGCACCGTGACAGCCTCAGGACCGGCCGGTGCCGCCAGCGGCccgagcagccccagggcagtgccGGGGGGAAGAAAGGAGGTGACAGAAGGAATaggagggaagggggagagCGGCCGGCCCCGGGCCCCGCGCAGGCCGCAGCTCGTCGGGGCGCGCAGGGACCCCCGGGCAG CACCGACACCGACACTCACCCCGGCTGCGCCCGCTCCGCCCCCCGCCGCTCCTTCCGGCACCGGCACCCGCGGCGCACACACTCGGCTGGGCTCGTCTGCGTTCGGATGGACTCGGCTCTGTCCGGATGGGCGGGCGTGGTCTCTACGGGGTTGCCTTCGGCTGGGTTCGGCTGGGTTCGGCCAGGCTCGCCCCGGT CGGTGTGACTCGGCCGCGTTCGGCTGGGTTCGGTTCGGCTTCGCTCGGCTCCGCCCCTCCGCGTGCCCGCCCagccccgcccccggccccgcccct CAGCCGCAGCGCCGCTCCCGGAAGTGCCACGTGTCCGCAGTGCGGCTGCGCGCGCCGCCCGGCAGTTCCGGTGGGTCCGTcccccccgcccggcccggcgccgCCACACGGGCGGCACCGAGCGCAGCCGGCCGAGCCATGGCCCAGCCCGCCGGGGCTCCCGCCGGCCAGCAGCCCTACAGCAACG gCCCTGTTCAGAATCAGCTGATGCATTCCCCAGAAGGCCAGGGATACAGCCCTGCAGTTCCAGGATCCTACTCCCATCAGATGCCAGCAAAGGTTCCTCCACATCAGTCTTCTGGACAGTACAGCTATAGTGGCTCTCAGAATGTTTCTCAATTAAACAACTTCCAAGGACCTGGCCAGACTCTCAATAGACCACCAGTGGCAGCTTTCTCTGGGTCACCAGTGCAACAGCCAGGTCCTGTTCCACAAGTGCTGCCACCTGCATTACAGAACTCAGCTGCTGTATCATGTGCTGGGAGCTTTCCtcctggagccagcccagcGGTGCTTTCAAACTGGCAGTTCAGCCAGACCCCTGGGAGCCAGCTCCCTGGGGCTCAAACAAGCCATTTGGCTCctgtgcctggggcagggccagctcagCCTCCATCATCATTGCCAGGGAGCACAAACCCTGCAGGGAGTTATCAATATGCTGCTTCTCCAGGGGCTCCTCCACTGCAGAACAGCTACATGAAGCCAG GATCTGCACCTCCACCAGTGACTCAGCCTTTAACTCCCCTCCACCCTCCAAGGCCACCTTTAGGACCTCCACCTGTTGGTGGTCCCCCTAGGCCACCAGCAGCAGTAGCAGGACCAGCTGGTGCACAGTCTATGCTACAATCAACTGTAAACCAAGAAG gtGATGCCAGATCTGCTGCCAGTGATGGGTCTGTTGTGCAAAACAGCTATGATGCAATTGAAGGTGGTGGTCTCATGG CAACTCCACACcattctcctgcagccccaaaTCTGAAGATGAATAGAAGTGTTGGGTATTCCTACCCTGCCTTACCTCCAGGCTACCAACATGCTTCTCCACCTGGAGCCCCAGGAAGGAATGCAGCTGCTTTGCAATATCCAGATGGATCAAAACATTTCCAGCAG cctgccctgggcactaATCACTTAACTGCATCAATGGCTGGCCTGAGTCTACAGCAGGAAGGGTTAAGACCTGTGAATCTTCTTcaagaaagaaatattcttcCTACCACCCTTTTGAAGGCTCCTGTCCCCAACTTGCATGAAGACATCCAGAAGCTCAACTGCAATCCTGA GTTGTTCCGCTGTACCCTGACTAACATTCCTCAAACTCAGGCCTTATTGAATAAAGCCAAACTTCCTTTGGGGCTCCTGCTTCATCCTTTCAAAGACTTATCG caatTGCCAGTGGTCACTTCCAGTATTATTGTGAGATGCCGTTCCTGCCGGACGTACATCAACCCCTTTGTCAGCTTCCTGGACCAGAGGAGGTGGAAATGCAATTTGTGCTATAGAGTCAATGATG TTCCTGAAGAATTCCTCTATAATCCTGTGACAAGAGTTTATGGAGAACCTCATAAAAGACCCGAAGTTCAGAATGCTACTATTGAGTTTATGGCTCCATCTGAATACATG CTGCGCCCACCCCAGCCCCCCGTGTACCTCTTTGTGTTTGATGTGTCCCACAATGCAATCGAGACAGGATACTTGAACACAGTCTGCCAGACCCTCTTAGACAATCTGGACTC GCTTCCTGGGAACACTAGAACAAAAATAGGCTTCATAACATTTGACAGCACAATCCATTTCTACAGTCTTCAGGAAGGTCTCTCTCAGCCTCAGATGCTTATAGTTTCAGATATTGAAG atgTATTTATACCAATGCCAGAAAACTTATTAGtaaatttgaatgaaaataaagAG CTAATTCAAGATCTGCTGAAGACATTGCCACAGATGTTTACCAAGTCCCTGGAAACTCAGAGTGCTCTGGGGCCTGCGTTACAGGCTGCCTTTAAGCTGATGTCCCCCACTGGAGGTAGAATCACTGTCTTCCAGACACAGCTCCCATCTCTGGGAATGGGAGCACTGAAGTCACGAGAGGAGCCAAACCAAAGAGCAACAGCAAAG GATATACATCTGACACCATCGACTGATTTCTACAAGAAGTTGGCCTTGGACTGCTCAGGGCAACAGGTTGCAGtggatttatttcttcttaGTGGGCAATATTCTGACTTGGCTTCCCTAG GTTGTATATCAAGGTATTCTGCAGGTAGTGTCTACTACTACCAATCTTACCATCATAAACACAACCCTGTCCAGGTGGAGAAGTTGCAAAAGGAACTGAAGCGATATTTAACTAGGAAAATTGGCTTTGAGGCTGTCATGAGGATAAGATGCACCAAAG GTCTTTCCATTCATACTTTCCATGGGAACTTCTTTGTGCGATCTACAGACTTGTTGTCATTGCCCAACGTAAACCCAGATGCAGGATATGCTGTGCAGATGTCAGTGGAGGAGAGTCTTACTGATATGCAAGTGGTTTCTTTTCAGTCAGCTCTCCTGTACACCTCCAGCAAAG GTGAAAGGCGAATTCGTGTGCACACAATGTGCTTACCTGTTGTCACAACCCTGAGTGAAGTGTACCTGGGGGCAGATGTGCAGGCCATCACAGGGCTCTTAGCCAATATGG CTGTGGACCGCTCCGTGTCTGCCACGCTGAGCGACGCGCGCGACGCCCTGGTCAACGCCGTGATCGATTCCTTGGCCGCTTACCGCTCCTCCGTGCTGAGCGTCCAGCAGCCCGGCCTCACCGCTCCCTTCTCCCTGCGCCTCTTCCCTCTTTACATACTGGCACTCTTGAAACAG AAAGCATTTCAAACTGGGACAAACACACGTTTGGATGAACGCATCTTTACCATGTGCCAGGTGAAGAACCAGCCCCTTGTTTACCTCATGCTCATGACACATCCCAGTCTGTACAGAGTCGATACTCTCACAGATGAG GGAGCTCTTAACATAAATGACAGAACTATACCTCagccaccccttctccagctgtcAGTGGAGAAGTTGAGTAGGGATGGTGCTTACCTTATGGATGCTGGCTCT GTGATGTTTATGTGGATTGGGAAGAACTGTGGGCAGGGTTTTATCAGCCAAGTCCTTGGAGTTCCAAATTATGGCTCAATACCACAGAATATG ACACATCTCCCGGAACTTGAAACGGCAGAATCCATCAGAACACGAACTTTCATTTCTTGGCTGAGAGAACAGAGACCTTTCTTTcctatactatatataataaa ggatgAGAGTCCATTGAAATCAAGTTTTCTGCAAAATATGATTGAAGACAGAACAGAATCAGCCTTATCATACTATGAATTCCTCCTTCATATACAGCAGCAAGTGAATAAATGA